A region from the Leptolyngbya sp. 'hensonii' genome encodes:
- a CDS encoding ATP-binding protein, with product MTPEPVQSQWKQWLPMLIGTGGVMAVLLLWYTFLVQKAMSQALVAGIFLGMGLVVVCLVVLVLLLLLATQQQAAAHRALLNAMPDLMIRMSRSGGYLDFIPGKDFTVAWPETEVGKNIYQVMPTKLANQRLHFIEQALKTGKSQVYEYQVQINGRVYYQEGRVVVSGQDEVLVIVRDITDRKQIEVAFERLSHQNELILNSAGEGICGVDLQGRITFMNPAASRMLGYQMGELLFQPLHGTIYYNKPDGTPYPLEESPIYTSLREGNIQHRSNEVFWRQDGSCFPVEYISTPIRERHYINPVGEVGDASSLSPLVQTSESEAFQDEIVGTVVIFRDITERQSIDRMKDEFISVVSHELRTPLTSIRGALGLIATGKLGTLAERGQHLLEIAVANADRLVRLVNDILDLERIESGRITMEKRFCDAADLMQQAAATMHPLVDKAGITLSVTPLSVPLWADSDRIIQTLTNLLSNAIKFSPPQSTIWVKATIISQPETADRDNLLLSTSSAHFSPPTSAAYHLPAAPPRSSLLFSIQDQGRGIPIDKIEMIFGRFQQVDASDSREKGGTGLGLAICRSIIQQHGGKIWAESVLGKGSTFYFTLPLSGPDEVLSEAGSYDS from the coding sequence ATGACCCCAGAGCCTGTTCAAAGCCAATGGAAGCAGTGGCTACCCATGTTGATTGGCACCGGGGGTGTCATGGCGGTTTTATTGCTCTGGTACACTTTTCTGGTTCAGAAGGCAATGAGTCAGGCGCTCGTGGCGGGGATTTTCCTGGGAATGGGCCTGGTGGTTGTTTGCTTGGTCGTTCTGGTGCTCCTGCTGCTGTTGGCAACCCAACAACAGGCTGCTGCCCATCGGGCCTTACTCAATGCGATGCCCGATTTGATGATCCGGATGAGCCGTAGCGGTGGTTATCTGGATTTTATCCCTGGCAAAGACTTCACTGTGGCCTGGCCAGAAACAGAGGTCGGTAAGAATATCTACCAGGTGATGCCCACCAAACTGGCCAATCAGCGCCTGCACTTTATCGAACAAGCCCTCAAAACAGGTAAGAGTCAGGTTTACGAGTACCAGGTTCAGATTAATGGCCGGGTTTACTACCAGGAAGGTCGCGTGGTCGTCAGCGGGCAAGATGAAGTTCTGGTGATTGTGCGCGACATCACCGATCGCAAGCAGATTGAAGTCGCTTTTGAACGGCTCAGCCATCAAAACGAACTGATTCTCAACTCTGCCGGGGAAGGGATTTGTGGTGTTGATCTGCAGGGCCGGATTACCTTTATGAATCCGGCAGCCAGCCGAATGTTGGGTTATCAGATGGGAGAGTTGCTGTTCCAACCCCTGCACGGCACGATTTATTACAATAAACCGGATGGTACACCCTATCCCCTGGAGGAATCCCCTATTTACACCTCTCTCCGGGAAGGAAATATCCAGCACCGCAGTAATGAAGTGTTCTGGCGGCAGGATGGTTCCTGTTTCCCGGTGGAATATATCAGTACGCCCATTCGAGAACGCCACTATATTAATCCAGTCGGCGAAGTCGGGGACGCCTCCTCCCTCTCCCCCCTGGTACAAACCTCCGAATCAGAGGCATTCCAGGATGAAATTGTGGGCACCGTCGTTATCTTTCGAGATATCACCGAGCGGCAATCCATCGATCGGATGAAAGACGAATTTATCTCAGTGGTCAGTCACGAACTGCGGACTCCCCTGACCTCGATTCGAGGAGCCCTGGGGTTGATCGCAACCGGCAAGCTAGGCACCCTGGCAGAGCGAGGACAACATCTGCTGGAGATTGCTGTTGCCAATGCCGATCGCCTGGTTCGCCTGGTCAACGATATTTTGGACCTAGAGCGGATTGAATCTGGCCGAATCACGATGGAAAAGCGGTTCTGTGACGCCGCAGATTTAATGCAGCAGGCAGCAGCCACCATGCATCCCCTGGTCGATAAAGCTGGGATTACTTTGTCGGTCACACCCCTATCGGTTCCTCTATGGGCAGATAGCGATCGCATTATCCAGACCCTGACCAATCTCTTAAGCAATGCGATTAAATTCTCTCCGCCCCAAAGCACGATCTGGGTGAAGGCAACCATCATCAGTCAGCCCGAGACAGCCGATCGGGATAACCTGCTACTCTCTACCTCATCGGCCCATTTTTCCCCACCGACCTCCGCTGCTTACCACCTCCCTGCTGCTCCTCCCCGCTCCTCCCTGCTCTTTTCCATTCAGGATCAGGGACGGGGTATTCCGATCGATAAGATTGAAATGATTTTCGGTCGTTTCCAACAGGTAGATGCCTCTGATTCCCGGGAAAAAGGGGGGACTGGTCTAGGACTGGCAATTTGTCGTAGCATTATCCAGCAGCATGGTGGAAAAATTTGGGCCGAAAGTGTCCTAGGGAAAGGAAGTACATTCTACTTCACCCTACCCCTCTCCGGCCCCGATGAGGTGTTATCAGAGGCAGGCAGTTATGACTCTTAA
- a CDS encoding response regulator, with amino-acid sequence MRILLVEDDQNIAGVLTDALTEQRYAVDVARDGQEGLDLAESVNYDLILMDVGLPKLDGLSLCRKLRAKNYHMPILLLTARDTSNDKIMGLDAGADDYVVKPFNIAELAARIRALLRRGEVPSSPILQWGDLCLDPTTCQVTYGSQSLPLSPKEYSLLELFLRNNRRVFSRSAILDHLWSFDDSPGEDTVKAHIKGLRQKLRAVGAADLIETVYGLGYRLRELDSLQKPAPTVEKAPGSPKDEATQTTRQAKTQVAVTQAWLVFKPSLLERVTVLEQAIEKLHQGQLTDELRYQAAREAHKLAGSAGMFGFHGATKLARSLEEILEAESSPGPDQATKLGQQIATLRHQLDSPPGESEIDPSAWAQPTTSKQANLLVVTTDRQLIQNLTQIPAADFRITAASSVSVARDLIRGERPDLALVDLTQTEMGEAALPFVGELTACAPPVPTLTLTIETMPVDRVEIARLGGRPLLSHALDLNLTLDLLRQVHQKTRSSATRILVVDDDPIILTTLQQLLEPWGFQVATLADPLQFDAILEAVNPELVVLDVEMPQRDGIELCQTIRNHAQLNWLPILFLTARNDAETIRRVFAAGADDFISKPITGPELLTRMHNRLERTRLIRNLAEIDPLTGAANQQKSMQELQRFCIWSDRYHHPWTLAVLDLDHFNQLNDQHTHAVGDRVLHWLGKLLKQTFRSEDIIARWGGAAFVIGMYGMSAPEGMERLNEVLRLLKRQAFSGPKTPFQVTFSAGISEYPNHGQEIPDLYRSAMAALTRAKADGGERIYPVGEPI; translated from the coding sequence ATGCGGATTCTACTGGTGGAAGATGACCAGAATATCGCGGGAGTGCTTACAGACGCCTTGACTGAGCAGCGGTATGCTGTTGATGTGGCCAGAGATGGCCAGGAAGGTCTGGATTTAGCAGAATCTGTCAACTATGACCTAATCCTGATGGATGTGGGGCTACCCAAGCTGGATGGCCTGAGTCTCTGTCGCAAGTTGCGGGCTAAAAACTACCATATGCCTATCCTGCTCCTCACAGCCAGAGACACCAGCAACGACAAAATTATGGGCCTCGATGCCGGGGCCGATGATTATGTGGTCAAGCCTTTTAACATTGCCGAACTAGCCGCCCGAATTCGAGCCCTGCTGCGGCGGGGAGAAGTCCCCTCATCGCCTATTCTGCAATGGGGAGACCTCTGTCTCGACCCCACTACTTGCCAGGTGACCTATGGGTCCCAATCTCTACCCTTGAGCCCGAAAGAATATTCTTTGCTGGAGTTGTTCCTGCGCAACAATCGTCGGGTGTTCAGCCGCAGTGCCATTCTGGATCATCTCTGGTCTTTTGACGACTCACCCGGAGAAGACACCGTTAAAGCCCACATCAAAGGGTTACGTCAGAAACTGCGGGCCGTAGGTGCCGCAGACCTGATTGAAACGGTTTACGGGCTGGGATATCGGTTACGAGAACTCGATTCCCTCCAAAAACCAGCCCCCACTGTCGAAAAAGCCCCTGGAAGCCCCAAGGATGAGGCCACCCAGACGACCCGGCAGGCCAAAACTCAGGTTGCTGTCACTCAAGCCTGGCTGGTCTTCAAGCCCAGCCTATTAGAGCGGGTCACCGTTCTGGAACAGGCGATCGAAAAATTGCACCAGGGCCAACTTACGGATGAACTGCGGTACCAAGCCGCCCGAGAAGCCCATAAGCTGGCTGGCTCCGCTGGTATGTTTGGTTTCCATGGGGCCACCAAACTGGCTCGATCCCTGGAAGAAATCCTGGAAGCCGAGTCATCTCCTGGACCCGATCAGGCCACGAAACTGGGGCAACAGATCGCCACCCTGCGCCACCAGTTGGATAGTCCACCCGGAGAGTCGGAGATCGACCCGTCTGCCTGGGCCCAACCCACCACCTCCAAACAGGCCAATCTGCTGGTCGTCACCACCGATCGCCAACTGATACAAAACTTGACCCAAATTCCGGCAGCGGATTTCCGGATCACGGCAGCTTCGAGCGTTTCTGTAGCCAGGGATCTGATCCGAGGGGAACGCCCCGACTTGGCCCTGGTGGATCTGACTCAAACCGAGATGGGTGAGGCCGCCCTCCCCTTTGTGGGTGAATTGACCGCCTGTGCCCCACCTGTCCCTACACTCACCCTGACAATCGAAACCATGCCGGTCGATCGGGTTGAAATCGCTCGTCTGGGAGGACGCCCCCTGCTCAGCCACGCCCTCGACTTGAATTTAACCCTGGATCTCCTCCGACAAGTCCACCAGAAAACTCGGTCCAGCGCGACTCGGATTCTGGTGGTGGATGATGACCCCATTATCCTGACCACACTCCAGCAACTGCTGGAACCCTGGGGATTTCAGGTCGCCACCCTGGCCGATCCCCTGCAATTCGATGCCATTCTGGAGGCCGTGAATCCAGAATTGGTAGTCCTGGATGTGGAAATGCCTCAGCGCGATGGCATTGAGCTCTGTCAGACCATTCGGAACCATGCTCAGTTGAACTGGCTCCCGATTCTGTTTTTAACTGCCCGCAATGATGCCGAAACCATTCGGCGGGTCTTTGCGGCTGGAGCCGATGACTTTATCAGTAAGCCGATCACCGGTCCAGAACTGTTAACACGGATGCACAATCGGCTGGAGCGAACCCGCCTGATCCGCAATCTGGCCGAAATCGATCCCCTGACTGGCGCTGCCAACCAGCAAAAATCCATGCAGGAATTGCAGCGCTTTTGCATCTGGTCCGATCGCTACCACCATCCCTGGACGTTGGCAGTGCTGGATTTGGACCACTTTAACCAGCTTAACGATCAACATACCCACGCGGTGGGCGATCGGGTCTTGCACTGGTTAGGTAAACTGCTGAAACAAACTTTCCGCAGTGAGGACATTATTGCCCGCTGGGGCGGGGCCGCTTTTGTGATTGGAATGTATGGGATGAGCGCCCCAGAAGGGATGGAACGGCTGAATGAGGTCCTGAGGTTGCTGAAACGACAAGCTTTTTCTGGTCCTAAGACTCCTTTTCAGGTGACGTTCAGTGCTGGCATTAGCGAATATCCCAACCACGGTCAAGAGATCCCGGATCTCTATCGATCGGCCATGGCAGCCCTGACCCGAGCTAAGGCAGATGGTGGAGAGCGCATTTATCCTGTCGGGGAACCCATATGA